Sequence from the Pyrobaculum neutrophilum V24Sta genome:
CAACCCCCCTTGAAGCCAGCTCCATGGCGAGGCCGGAGCCGACGGCGCCGGCCCCCAACACAGCCGCCTTGGCCTGCCTTAGGTCTAGGAGGCGGGACACGTAGATTATCGATAGGGAGCCCAGCCCCCTAGGCCCCCTAGATATGGCCGTCTCCGTCCTCACCCTCTTCCCCACCCGCACAGCCCTCTCGACTACGGTCTTAAGTAGGCCTCTTGTGTAGCCGGCTCTGACCTGTCTATCGAAGGCCTCCTCCACCTGGCCGAGCACGTCGGTCTCGCCTATCAGTATCGAGTCTAAGCCCGCCGCCACTCGGAAGAGGTGCCGCGCCGCCTCGGCCCCCGTTATGACCCGCACAGAGTCGACGTATCTTCGGTAGGCCTCCGCCACCTCCTGCACCTCCTCCGGCGGAGCGCCGTAGAGGTAGGCCTCCACCCTGCTACAGGTGTGGAGGACGTACATGGGGAACGCCCTTGCCCTTCTCTCTATGCACCTCTTCATCTCTTGGCCGACTTTCCCCAGGGCCTCGGCGCTGACCTCCCTATATGTCAAAACAACCGCAGAAAGGGGGGCGAGGAGGTCCATTATGGGTGTAGATTTAGGTTCTATTTAAGTAATACTACACTGTTGCGGGAAATATATAAAGTTGTCCACTTCTGGCGTCATGGTTTCGGTTGCTGTGCTCGCCTCCCACAGCGCGTTGGACGTGCTAGACGGCGCTAAAGACGAGGGGCTGAGGACGGTGGCTGTGGCGAAGAGGGGCAGGGAGAGGGCGTATAGGGAGTTCCCCGTGGTGGATAAGCTGATCGTGTTGGAGGACTACCGAGACGTCTTAAAGGCCGTGGACGTCCTCAAGGCCGAGGAGGCGGTTTTTGTCCCCAACAGGTCCTTCGCAGTCTACGTGGGCTACGACGCCATAGAGAGGGAGTTCCCGGTGCCGATCTTCGGCAACCGGTTCCTACTGAGGTGGGAGGAGAGGACGGGGCCTCAGAACTACTACCGGCTGCTGGACGAGGCTGGGGTGAGGCGGCCTAGGACCTTTAGGCCGGACGAGGTGGACCGCCCCGTCATTGTCAAGATGCCGGAGGCGGAGAGGCGTGTCGAGAGGGGGTTCTTCGTAGCCCGCGACCGCGACGACCTATACAGGAAGGCCAGGCGTCTGGCAGACGCCGGGGTGATAAAGCTGGAGGACCTAGAGCGCTCCTCCATCGAGGAGCTGGTCCTCGGCGCCCACTTCAACGCCAACTACTTCTACTCGGTAATGAGGAGGCGGCTTGAGCTACACAGCTTCGACAGGAGGATACAGAGCAACCTAGACGGGGTGTTCCGCCTGCCGGCCAGAGACCAGCTGGAGGTCGACCCGGAGGTGAGGTACATAGAGGTGGGCCACGAGCCTGCGACGATACGGGAGTCCCTCCTCGAGAAGGTGTTCGACGTCGGCTACAGATTCGTGGAGGCGGCCCGCCGCCTCGTACCTCCGGGGGTGATTGGGCCCTTCACCCTCCAGTTCATAGTGACGCCTCAGCTGGACCTCGTGGTTTACGACGTCGCGCCGAGGATAGGCGGCGGCACCAACGTATACATAGGGGTCGGGGGGCAGTACTCCAAGCTCTACTTCGGCAAGCCGATATCGATTGGGCGGAGGATAGCTATGGAGATCCGCGAAGCCGCCGAGCAGGGGAGGCTCTCTGAAGTCACTACGTGAAGAGGTCCTCTAGGCGGCCCCTCCGGGCGGCCTCCCTTATCTCGTGGGCTATCCTCTCCCCCATGTCCATAGGCCTGTCGAAGTAGAGGACCGAGTAGGGCGAGCCGTAGCCCATGTATATGTTGGTCCCAGCCACGATACGCCCTGAGAACTCGAAGACCGAGATGGACATGTCGTCCCTTATTATGGACTCCAGGCAGTAGGGCCCCGCCAGCCTGCAGCCGACCGCCTCCTCGACGGCTTTGGCGAACTGGACGCCGTATTTCCATATAGTTGGGAGCAGAGACTCCCTGAGGACCAGGGGGAGGTTGCCAACGACGACGAAGGTGGGCTCCACCCAGCCGAAGGTCCTCCCGTCTACGTTAGATTCGTACCTGATGTCTGCGCCGAAGACCTCCACCCTGCCGTATACGGGGGAGGAGAAGAAGTGGTAGTAGGCCGGCACGCCGAATACGTACTCCTGGATGATGTACTCGCCTAGGCCGGCCAGCCTCCTCCTCAGCTCCTCTCTATCTCTGGCGAGGAAGTACCCCCTGCCCCCCTTGGCGCCGAAGAGCTTAACTATGACGGGCCTATCCACCTCCTCCGGCGTTTTGTAGACCCTCGGCGTGGGGACGCCGGCTCTCTGGAGGAGCTCCATCTTCTTGTACTGATCCGCCTCCCACCTTATCAGCTCTCTGCAGCCGAGGGTGGGGACCGGCGCCTCAAGCGCCTGCCTCCAGCCTACGTATTCCACGTAGGAGCCGTGGGGCACGAGCACCGCGTTGGCCTCCACGAGCTTCTCCGCCGTCTTCACGAAGTTTCTAAAGTCGGCTGTCCACACCTCGTCTATGAAGCCGAACTGCCTGTAGAACTCGGCGGCGTCTGCCCTGCCGGCCACGGCGATGGTCCTGAAGCCGAACCTCTTCGCCCCCCTCAAGATCTGCAACGCGGTGTGCGACGCCACCGTGGCGACCGCCAGCTTCTCCACGTCGTATCTCTTCAACGCGGCCGACACGTGCGTCGGATTGGCGCCACTAATTAACATTTCGCCGACAGGTATAAAAAACAGCAACGCAGCCCAACGTGTTCACCTACTGGCAAAGGAGGGACGACCCACTTAGCCGGTGCATCGAGGAGGTGGTCTCCAGCGCCGGCGGGGGGGAGGACAGATGCCTACTGGCGGCCGCCGAGTACCTCTGCCGGAAGAGAGCAGGCGAGGCCACCTCCATGGACAAAATCGCGGCGAAATACGGCGTCTCCCTCCTCTGCGTCTACAGGAAATACAGCGGCCTCTTCCAGGTCGGCATCCGCTACCCCAGAAACCGCGTCGAGCAACTCCTAGAGCAGGTGAGGCAGAGGTACGGCCCCGCCGTCGCGGAGGAGGTGGAGTCCCTCTACGCCGTCCTCAAATCAAGGGGCGCCCTAGACGGCCTTAAGCCCGAGGGCGTCGTGGCGGCGTTGCTCTACTACGCCGCGAAAAAACACGGACTTCGCTACGACTCCCACAGGGCTGCTGAGGAGTTCGGCGTACATCCGGAGACCGTCGAGAAAAACATCGTGCTCTTCCAGTGGTACCTACAGCGCTAGGGCTTAACCACATGCCCTATGAAGTAGATCGTGCCGTCTCTCCGATCCGCCAAGACGAAGAGGAAGGGCCTGTCTATTACCACCTCCATGCCTCCAACCTTAGCACAAACGGGCACAAATACGACGGCAGTGGCGGCTGTTGCTACAACACCTTTTTCATCAGCTTTTATGTACGCGCCGTGGAAAACTTCGTCTATATAAATCCTGATAGGCGACATCCGGGTGAAGTTTGCTCTGGTTTTGTCAAATGCTGAGCGTATGCCTATGTCGATTAATACCTTTTTGAGAGAGTCTTTAAACTCTGCGGTAAATAGAGGCATCGTTACGGCGACGATCTCGTCCGGCAATTCGGTGATGTCTCTCTTCAACTTCTCATAGGTCAAGCCTTTTACATAGTCCTCAAGCGACTTTGGCATTATGACGTACATAGCTACATCTGTATTTTCAAACCGGAGCTCCACCACCGTGAGATCGGCAGAGACGCGCCCCCTGAGCGAGGGGACGCAAGACCCAAGGTCAAGCTTCATAAACTCCACCGGGCCTACCCCCTGGAATTCTCTCTTCCCAATACGCCCAAACTGGAGCGGCCACCAACTACCGTTGAAAAACAGAGCTGAAGTCAATACAACGCGTATATCCTGGCTACGCGGGTAGTCAGTAGGGATCAAGTCCTTTACGTATCCCCTGGTCTTTTCCTCTATCCATCTGTTTATCTCGACCAGCGCGGAGCGCTCCGCGAAATCCACCCGCCTCAGCTCCGCCCCTAGACAAGACAGCTCCCGCTCGTACTCCTCCCTCAGCGGGAATCCCAGTTGCACCCACGCGGCCACCGCCTCCTCGACCCCCCGCCCAGCCTGAGCCAAGGCGCAGACGTCGTCGCCGAAGCCGAACACCCTCCCGATCTCCTCCCTAGTCTCCCCAGCCGCGCCCGCGTAGGCCATGGCAAAGGCTTTATACACGGAATACGGCGAGAGGACAAGGTTTTCGCGAAGTCTCTCCAAGGCTATTCTCTTATAGAAACTGACGGCGAAGTCGCCATAGCTACCGCTCTCCAGAGGCGCAGGAGCAGATGTGTGAGACGTGGGAGGAGAGTGCGTGGACGCCTCCTTAAGAGACACGATGAAGATCAGCAACACTACCAAAGCCAACGTAACCGGTAGCAGAGCCCACAGCCTCATGACAGGAACCTCCTTTTAGCTTTTAAACCTGATGTACTGGCAGTACATACACCTGCCTTATCCCACGTGGGTTATATCCCGCGGCCCAGCGGCGGGAGCCGCCTCAGCGCGTAGTCCCCCCCCCCCGGCGGTTTTTCCTAAGTCCTCGGAGGGGGCCGCGGGAGAGGCGTCCGCTTAGAGGTCGGCCGCTGTCTTCCCCTGGGGGCCGCCGCGTGGATGTACAGTCGGTACATCACATTTATATAGCGGTTGCCGGCGAAGTATGGCGGGATGAAGAGGCTGGTCGCGGCTCTGGCGATCTCCACGGCGGCTGTCGCCCTGCTGATACTTCAGTTGTTGCCTTGGTTTGTTCACCACGGCGAGCCGGCGGCGTTTGAGCTACTCGCCTTTAGTAATGGTAGTTCTACGCCGGCCGCCTCCCCATACAGCCAACAGGAGACCTCCCCCGTGCCGCACATCATCGCCTCGGCGTCGTCAAACCAGACGATTATCTACGACAACGCAAGCTTGTACAACCTCACGGCTGTCGCGCTATCCAACACCTCGTTCCTCAACGGGTTCGGGGCCTCCTACTACGGCGCCTTCTCCGTAGCGCCTGTCCCTCCGCCTTGGGCGGTCGCGCTGGGAGGGGCCGGGGTTGTCCTGTACGGCTACGGCCTCTACCTATCTCTCTGCCGCGGGCCCCTCTGCAGGTGGAGGAGGTTCAAGGCCCTTCGCCCCCTCTCGGCGGCGGCGGTGGCCACGTCGCTGGCTCTGCTCTACGCCTCTCCCCTCTACCTCGCCCTCTCCATCCCCGGCGCCTGGGGCATCGCCCACTACTACAGGGCGAGGAGGAGGCTGGCCGCATGGCTAAGTTCGACCTTGACGTAGTCGCCAGAATCCTCCTCCTGCTGCTAAGGGGCCCCATGGGGAGGACCGCACTCTACATGAGGACCAAGCTCAACTACCCGAGATACCTGGAGTATCTGGAGTACCTAAGGGAGAGGGGCCTAATCGCCGAGCGAGACGGCGTAGTGACGCTGACCGAAAAAGGAGTAGAGGTGGCCAAAGCCCTAGACAAGGCGCTAGGCGAGCTACTGTAGCTCACCAAGCGCGGTCAGGCACAGAACCGGCCTTAACCGCACGGCCTTAGCGCACTCCCGCCCTCTTCGGCCCGCCGAACTGCCCAACAGCGCCGTGGGCAGTCGAGCTACGAGGCCCCCAACGCGGAGACACGCTGTACCTTATCTGTAGCCGCACCCGGCTCTACGACGTTGTGCATCTCTAAACTTTATATATTAATGGACTAATATTATTATGAGAGTTGCAGGTGCGGTGGTGCCGCTAGTTATTCTAGCGGCGTTGGCGGCCGCCGCGCCGTTCTATATCAAGGTCATCGATGTAAGCAATAGGGATCCCTCTTACATCCCCTACGACGACATCTATACTGTAAACGGCTGTAGGTTCTACATAATAGTAGATAAGGAGGGGAAAATGGGGGTGTACGAATTAGGACGCACTCCCGTGGTTTTCGACAACTCTACTGGCTATGGGGATGCTTACCAAAAGTACATCAAAGGAACTAAACAGATTGAGCAGTATCTGAGAGACAGGGAGAGCTTCCTAAAGAAGCTGGAGGAGTTGGGCGCTGTGGAGCCTAAAAAGATCTCAGTAGACATCGAAGAGATTAACAAAACGGGACGAGACGCTGAGAGGTCCAGTAGGGCGAACAGCTCTATCTGGCAACCCGCCGTCGAGTACGAGATGAGGAGAGGCCCAGTTTACGCCTACATTGTTGCAGACGATCCATATGACGGCGTCACAATCACCGTGAGTGCCCCCTATGCCCATGTCGACGAGGTCTGGCGTTTCTTGGGCGAGCTCCCGCGTGCCGAGTTTCCGGTGGATGTACTGGTGATACTATACGGCGAAAAAAGGGTCACGGAGGAGCAGGTGGAGGTGTATAGGAGGGCCGTTATTGAGCTTGAAAAAGAGCTTGGCACCGTCAGGGAGTTTAGGGATTTCTACGGCCGCGTGGTAGCCGTAGAGGGGCTCATACACATGCCCTACGACGGATATAGTCTCGGCTTCATAATCCCGATCCCAGACGAGCACAGCT
This genomic interval carries:
- a CDS encoding formate--phosphoribosylaminoimidazolecarboxamide ligase, producing the protein MSAALKRYDVEKLAVATVASHTALQILRGAKRFGFRTIAVAGRADAAEFYRQFGFIDEVWTADFRNFVKTAEKLVEANAVLVPHGSYVEYVGWRQALEAPVPTLGCRELIRWEADQYKKMELLQRAGVPTPRVYKTPEEVDRPVIVKLFGAKGGRGYFLARDREELRRRLAGLGEYIIQEYVFGVPAYYHFFSSPVYGRVEVFGADIRYESNVDGRTFGWVEPTFVVVGNLPLVLRESLLPTIWKYGVQFAKAVEEAVGCRLAGPYCLESIIRDDMSISVFEFSGRIVAGTNIYMGYGSPYSVLYFDRPMDMGERIAHEIREAARRGRLEDLFT
- a CDS encoding winged helix-turn-helix domain-containing protein, which codes for MAKFDLDVVARILLLLLRGPMGRTALYMRTKLNYPRYLEYLEYLRERGLIAERDGVVTLTEKGVEVAKALDKALGELL
- a CDS encoding formate--phosphoribosylaminoimidazolecarboxamide ligase family protein translates to MVSVAVLASHSALDVLDGAKDEGLRTVAVAKRGRERAYREFPVVDKLIVLEDYRDVLKAVDVLKAEEAVFVPNRSFAVYVGYDAIEREFPVPIFGNRFLLRWEERTGPQNYYRLLDEAGVRRPRTFRPDEVDRPVIVKMPEAERRVERGFFVARDRDDLYRKARRLADAGVIKLEDLERSSIEELVLGAHFNANYFYSVMRRRLELHSFDRRIQSNLDGVFRLPARDQLEVDPEVRYIEVGHEPATIRESLLEKVFDVGYRFVEAARRLVPPGVIGPFTLQFIVTPQLDLVVYDVAPRIGGGTNVYIGVGGQYSKLYFGKPISIGRRIAMEIREAAEQGRLSEVTT
- a CDS encoding cyclin family protein, with the translated sequence MFTYWQRRDDPLSRCIEEVVSSAGGGEDRCLLAAAEYLCRKRAGEATSMDKIAAKYGVSLLCVYRKYSGLFQVGIRYPRNRVEQLLEQVRQRYGPAVAEEVESLYAVLKSRGALDGLKPEGVVAALLYYAAKKHGLRYDSHRAAEEFGVHPETVEKNIVLFQWYLQR
- a CDS encoding serpin family protein codes for the protein MRLWALLPVTLALVVLLIFIVSLKEASTHSPPTSHTSAPAPLESGSYGDFAVSFYKRIALERLRENLVLSPYSVYKAFAMAYAGAAGETREEIGRVFGFGDDVCALAQAGRGVEEAVAAWVQLGFPLREEYERELSCLGAELRRVDFAERSALVEINRWIEEKTRGYVKDLIPTDYPRSQDIRVVLTSALFFNGSWWPLQFGRIGKREFQGVGPVEFMKLDLGSCVPSLRGRVSADLTVVELRFENTDVAMYVIMPKSLEDYVKGLTYEKLKRDITELPDEIVAVTMPLFTAEFKDSLKKVLIDIGIRSAFDKTRANFTRMSPIRIYIDEVFHGAYIKADEKGVVATAATAVVFVPVCAKVGGMEVVIDRPFLFVLADRRDGTIYFIGHVVKP